A window of the Vigna angularis cultivar LongXiaoDou No.4 chromosome 3, ASM1680809v1, whole genome shotgun sequence genome harbors these coding sequences:
- the LOC108345153 gene encoding uncharacterized protein LOC108345153 — MDKEVSEMASLRVRHRVQTQHIVQVNGCLSSFQKERLKSTPFKWLVDMVDDMVISSPILIELISRWQKNARLHNGAVTTYSTTNGV, encoded by the exons ATGGACAAAGAAGTCAGTGAAATG GCCTCACTTAGAGTTAGGCATCGAGTCCAGACACAACATATAGTTCAAGTGAACGGTTGCCTATCATCCTTTCAAAAGGAACGTTTAAAGTCAACACCTTTCAAGTGGTTGGTGGATATGGTTGATGATATGGTTATTTCTAGCCCTATTCTTATAGAGTTAATCAGTAGGTGGCAAAAAAATGCCCGATTACACAACG GAGCAGTTACAACTTATTCGACAACAAACGGTGTGTGA